Genomic window (bacterium):
GAAAAGTTGAAAAAATGAGCGGTAACGACTAAATTTATCGTTGTGCCACACTGCCCGTGCGCGGTATGGCAGACCCTCCGGTGTTTCGGGCCGTCAAGACGATAGGAGGCGGTCCGCCCGCGGACAGGCAGGAATTCCAGTTCAAATCTGTCGTGCTGCGGCAGTTGGCTTCCAGCGGCCGCAGGATGACAGGACCGTTCAAGACGGGACCCGGCGCGCGCCGGGCTGTCCCCTTTAGACTGGTGCAAACGGAAAAACGATCAAGGAAAGGTGCTGTGGATGTACACCTCCTACGGTAAGACCGGGCTTATGATAAGCCGGCTGGCTTTCGGCGGGATGCGTTTCGCCGAGCCGAAAAACGTGCAGAAAATGGCCGAGGTGGTGCTGGCCGCCCACGAGGCCGGGATCACCTATTTCGACACCGCGCCGGGCTACTGCGCCGACATGAGCGAGGACATAGTCGGGGCGGCGGTGCGGCAGATGCGCAGCAGTGGACTGCCGTTCTACCTGTCGTCCAAGACCAACAAGCCCAGCGCCGAGGGCGTGCGCGCCGACCTTGAGCGCACGCTCCAGCGACTGGGCGTGGACAGCCTGGATTTCTACCACTGCTGGTACATCCTGAGCCTGGAGGGCTGGGAGTCGCGCAAGCGCGGCGGCGCGGTGGACGAGCTTTTGAAGGCGAAGCAGGAGGGCCTGGTCAAGCACCTGGTGTTCAGCACCCACCTTCCGGGCGAGGACATCCGGGTTATCCTGGACGAGAACATCTTCGAGGGCGTCACCCTGGGCTACAACGCGATCAATTTCCCCTACCGCGAGGCGGCGGTCAAGGCGGCCGGGCAGGCCGGGATCGGCCTGGTGGTGATGAACCCGCTGGGCGGCGGCACGATTGTTGAGAACCCCGGCTCTTTCGGGTTCATCCGCAGCAGCGGGAAAGAGAGCATGCTCCAGGCGGCCCTGGGCTTCCTCTGGCGTCACCCGCAGATCACGGCGGCCCTGGTGGGTTTCCGCTCGCTGGAGGATGTGGCCAGCGCGGTCGAGGCCTGGCGCTCCTGGGACCCGTCCGCTCCGCGGCCCGACCTTGAGACGGTCAAGGATCAGATCCAGGTCTCTTTCGACAGCCTCTGCACCAGTTGCCGCTACTGCCGCGACTGCCCGCAGGAAATCGAGGTCCACAAGTTCATGGAATCCTACAACCACATGGTGCTTAAACAGGGCGAGAGCCTGTACGACCGTCTGAAATGGCACCACGGGCTGGATGACCTGAGCCAGCTCGATCGCTGCACGGAGTGCGGCTCCTGCGAGGCGGCCTGCCCGCAGCACCTGCCCATCCTGGAGCGTTTCGAGGCTATCCGCAAGGCCTACACGCAGCCGGGGGCTTGACTCTGTAAGCCGGCCGGCCCGGCTGTCCGGAAAGGAATGCAATTCAAGGCGAGAGAGGGAGGCTGTATGGCTGAATCGGTTGAGAGCTTGCCCGCCGAGGTTTTCGAGCCGTTCGAGTGCAAGCGGCTGAAGCTGGCGGGCCGTCTGCTGCGCGCCCCGATGTGGAGCGGTACGGCGGATGAAAACGGTTTTGTCACCCGGACCATGCTCGATTTCTACGGCAAACTGGCCGGGCAGGGCCTGGGGATGATCGCAACGGGGTTTGCCTTTGTCGATCCGGGCAGCCGGGCGGTGCCCAGGATGCTGGGTATCTCCAGCGATGAACACATCCCTGGCCTCAAGGAGCTGGTCGGCATGCTGCACGGCCGCGGGGACAAGGTCAGCCTGCAGATCGCCCACTGCGGGCTGAACGCCGACCCCAAGTACAACCCGGAGGGCCTGATATACGGCCCCTCGTTGATCGCGATCACCGGGCAGACCCAGGTGGAGCGCGCCGGCAGGCTGAACCGCAACAACGCGCGGATCATGCGCTCGATGACCCGGGCCCAGATCGCCCAGGCGATCGAGGATTTCGGGGCGGCGGCCGAGCGTGCGGCCGAGGCGGGTTTCGACGCCGTGGAGATCCACGGGGCGCACCATTATTTAATCAGCGAGTTTCTCAGCCCGATGTACAACAAGCGCACGGACATCTACGGCGGCGGGCCGCGTCAGAGGGCGCGCCTGGCCCTGGACGTGGTGGCGCGGGTGCGTCGCGCTCTGCCCGATATGCCGCTGATCTTCCGGCTCAACTGCGAGGATTTCACCCCGGACGGCATCTCGCTGTCGGACAGCAAGATCACAGCACAGCTCCTGGCCGAGGCGGATGTGGACATCGTCTCGGTCAGCGGGGCGCGGCCCACCCGCACCCGGATTGTCAAACCCGAGAAAGAGGCCTATTTCCGGGAGCAGGCCCAGCAGATCAAAGAATCAAGCGGCCTGCCGGTGATCGTGGCCGGGGGTGTCCGCTCGCCCCAGGCGGTGGGCGAGGTGCTGCAGAAAG
Coding sequences:
- a CDS encoding NADH:flavin oxidoreductase, with the translated sequence MAESVESLPAEVFEPFECKRLKLAGRLLRAPMWSGTADENGFVTRTMLDFYGKLAGQGLGMIATGFAFVDPGSRAVPRMLGISSDEHIPGLKELVGMLHGRGDKVSLQIAHCGLNADPKYNPEGLIYGPSLIAITGQTQVERAGRLNRNNARIMRSMTRAQIAQAIEDFGAAAERAAEAGFDAVEIHGAHHYLISEFLSPMYNKRTDIYGGGPRQRARLALDVVARVRRALPDMPLIFRLNCEDFTPDGISLSDSKITAQLLAEADVDIVSVSGARPTRTRIVKPEKEAYFREQAQQIKESSGLPVIVAGGVRSPQAVGEVLQKGYADLVALGRPLIRTPDLVARWRAGQFAPYDSISCNGCMRAGMEYSVSCVRLGENGTELAAVGSDED
- a CDS encoding aldo/keto reductase — translated: MYTSYGKTGLMISRLAFGGMRFAEPKNVQKMAEVVLAAHEAGITYFDTAPGYCADMSEDIVGAAVRQMRSSGLPFYLSSKTNKPSAEGVRADLERTLQRLGVDSLDFYHCWYILSLEGWESRKRGGAVDELLKAKQEGLVKHLVFSTHLPGEDIRVILDENIFEGVTLGYNAINFPYREAAVKAAGQAGIGLVVMNPLGGGTIVENPGSFGFIRSSGKESMLQAALGFLWRHPQITAALVGFRSLEDVASAVEAWRSWDPSAPRPDLETVKDQIQVSFDSLCTSCRYCRDCPQEIEVHKFMESYNHMVLKQGESLYDRLKWHHGLDDLSQLDRCTECGSCEAACPQHLPILERFEAIRKAYTQPGA